The Nitrospirota bacterium genome includes a window with the following:
- a CDS encoding multiheme c-type cytochrome, producing MKTLLKILLGSALVGLLVYLYYTEVKPVVIFGLRSDYAHAIPFQKIPEGLTSLKAESCGQCHREIYDEWKTSIHAHAYEDPFFQAYWKKDKNIWVCLNCHTPLENQQPTLVKEIPRGRVEKAVQEPNPHYDPEYQKESVTCAACHVRDGVVYGPFEDSAAPHPTKFDPSFRTAQVCQRCHNVVSGPAQFYNVGPCGTYSEYEGKFFMQERGFICQSCHMPEIDRPVATNSPIRRGRQHLWRGGHDPDMVKRAVGVQVKADIVSPKPGDRVSFTLTVINAGAGHKIPTGDPDRFFTVEFSVEDRDGHVLDQQTSTMGRWIMWQPAIVELYDNRLLPLASREYQFTYQLPAQAEGLKVKARVQYHILTDKQHEMLQTQYGLTGNDPYRFVVYEREFPLSGDLAAALSENERSAALSRQPEGTSCKAGAAG from the coding sequence ATGAAAACCCTTCTTAAGATTCTGCTCGGTTCTGCTCTAGTCGGTCTGCTCGTCTATCTCTATTACACCGAGGTCAAGCCGGTCGTGATTTTCGGGTTGCGGTCCGATTATGCCCATGCGATCCCGTTTCAAAAGATCCCGGAGGGGCTGACGAGCTTGAAGGCCGAATCCTGCGGCCAATGCCACCGTGAGATTTACGACGAGTGGAAGACGAGCATCCATGCCCATGCCTATGAAGACCCGTTCTTTCAGGCCTATTGGAAGAAGGATAAGAACATTTGGGTCTGTTTGAACTGCCACACCCCGCTGGAAAACCAGCAGCCGACGTTGGTGAAGGAGATTCCGCGAGGGCGCGTCGAAAAGGCGGTGCAAGAGCCCAATCCCCATTACGACCCCGAGTATCAAAAAGAGTCGGTGACTTGCGCGGCCTGCCATGTGCGGGACGGAGTCGTCTATGGACCGTTCGAAGATTCCGCCGCGCCGCATCCGACCAAGTTCGATCCGAGTTTTCGCACCGCGCAGGTCTGCCAGCGTTGCCATAACGTGGTGTCCGGTCCGGCCCAGTTCTATAATGTGGGGCCCTGCGGGACCTACTCGGAGTATGAAGGCAAGTTCTTCATGCAGGAGCGGGGCTTCATTTGCCAGAGTTGTCACATGCCTGAAATCGACCGGCCGGTGGCGACGAATAGTCCGATCCGGCGGGGACGGCAGCATCTCTGGCGCGGCGGGCACGACCCGGATATGGTGAAACGGGCGGTGGGGGTGCAGGTCAAGGCCGATATCGTCTCCCCCAAGCCTGGCGATCGAGTGAGTTTTACCCTCACGGTCATCAATGCGGGAGCCGGCCATAAGATTCCGACGGGCGATCCGGACCGGTTTTTCACGGTGGAGTTTTCCGTAGAGGACCGGGACGGGCATGTGCTGGATCAGCAGACCTCCACGATGGGCCGCTGGATCATGTGGCAGCCGGCTATCGTCGAGTTGTATGATAACCGCCTCTTGCCCCTGGCCAGCCGGGAGTACCAGTTTACGTACCAGCTCCCGGCTCAGGCAGAGGGCTTGAAAGTCAAGGCGCGGGTGCAGTACCACATCCTGACCGACAAGCAGCATGAGATGTTGCAGACTCAGTATGGGTTGACGGGAAACGATCCCTACCGATTCGTCGTGTACGAGCGGGAGTTCCCGCTGTCCGGCGATCTTGCGGCGGCGTTAAGTGAGAACGAGCGGTCAGCGGCCCTGAGCCGCCAGCCAGAGGGGACAAGTTGTAAGGCCGGAGCTGCGGGCTGA
- a CDS encoding sulfurtransferase — translation MTHPLLIDTETLQQNLGQSGLVILDVRGRAAYEFGGHIPGAVHSTWHEYSDPKAVPKGLLDPDRARLEQKIRALGISQDSDVVIYSNPFDNWGDEGRMFWMLEYFGHTKLRILDGGWVKWVQEKRPFEHGCVTPKPGTFIVKPVTAVIAGKEELKQLVKQPHPGTVILDARSLEEYLGKEVSGIPRPGHIPTAIHLAWTGFLQPNATLKDLETITESLADKGLTQDQEVICYCTGGVRSAWLYFVLKLAGYRKVRNYPGSWWEWSRDFACPVEKDAKGLQHILNVDPQVRPS, via the coding sequence ATGACACACCCGTTGCTGATCGATACCGAAACCCTTCAACAGAACTTGGGCCAGTCCGGCCTGGTGATTCTCGACGTGCGGGGGCGGGCCGCCTACGAATTCGGCGGCCATATTCCCGGCGCGGTGCATTCGACCTGGCACGAGTACAGCGACCCCAAGGCCGTGCCGAAGGGTCTGCTCGATCCCGATCGCGCCAGGCTGGAACAGAAGATCCGCGCCTTGGGCATCAGTCAGGACAGCGACGTGGTGATCTATTCGAATCCCTTCGACAACTGGGGCGACGAAGGCCGCATGTTCTGGATGTTGGAATATTTCGGCCATACGAAGCTGCGGATTCTCGACGGAGGGTGGGTCAAGTGGGTGCAGGAAAAGCGGCCGTTCGAACATGGTTGTGTGACGCCCAAGCCTGGGACCTTCATCGTCAAGCCGGTGACGGCCGTGATCGCGGGCAAAGAGGAGTTGAAGCAGCTCGTGAAGCAGCCGCATCCCGGCACCGTGATTTTGGATGCGCGCAGCCTCGAAGAATATCTCGGGAAAGAGGTCTCGGGCATTCCGCGGCCTGGCCATATCCCCACCGCGATCCATCTGGCCTGGACGGGATTTCTTCAGCCGAACGCCACGCTGAAAGATCTGGAAACGATTACGGAGAGTTTGGCCGATAAGGGGCTCACGCAGGACCAAGAGGTCATCTGTTATTGCACGGGCGGCGTCCGCTCAGCCTGGCTCTATTTCGTCCTCAAGCTGGCCGGCTACCGGAAGGTCCGCAACTACCCTGGATCCTGGTGGGAGTGGAGCCGTGACTTCGCTTGTCCGGTGGAAAAAGACGCCAAGGGACTACAACATATCCTGAACGTCGATCCACAAGTGCGGCCTTCTTGA
- a CDS encoding YqgE/AlgH family protein: MKAPLGKGIFLIAAPSLRDPNFRQTVVLLCEHGAEGALGVVVNRPTAMSVSEALPQVPILEGQRHVLFSGGPVQTNQVMMLYRLDQLPENSHHVFDGICLGGDAELVDRILTASEGRDAFRAYLGYSGWGPGQLESEMKTGSWFTIPADSDVVFDKDPTRVWPDIVSALGDDYRLYADMPFDPSLN, from the coding sequence ATGAAAGCTCCACTCGGAAAAGGCATCTTCCTCATTGCAGCGCCGTCCTTGCGCGATCCGAATTTTCGGCAGACCGTGGTGTTGCTGTGCGAGCACGGGGCTGAGGGCGCGCTGGGCGTCGTGGTCAATCGCCCGACGGCCATGTCGGTCTCGGAGGCCTTGCCGCAAGTGCCGATTCTCGAAGGCCAGCGGCACGTGCTGTTTTCCGGAGGGCCGGTGCAGACGAATCAGGTCATGATGCTTTATCGCTTGGATCAACTGCCTGAGAATTCCCATCATGTCTTCGATGGGATTTGTCTCGGAGGGGATGCAGAACTGGTCGATCGTATTTTAACTGCCAGTGAAGGGCGCGATGCGTTCCGTGCCTATCTCGGCTATTCCGGCTGGGGGCCAGGGCAGTTGGAGTCTGAAATGAAGACCGGATCCTGGTTCACCATCCCGGCAGATTCCGATGTTGTCTTCGACAAGGATCCCACTCGTGTCTGGCCCGACATCGTGAGTGCCCTCGGTGACGACTATCGCCTGTATGCGGACATGCCGTTCGACCCCTCCCTAAATTAG
- a CDS encoding tetratricopeptide repeat protein, translated as MANRRIEPLKKVLEIDPTDEVAWFGLGKAYMEDANFEEAAKALQQCVTVKPTYSAAYYALAQSLHKLDRIDECRTVCATGIDVSTKNGDMMVTKSLESLTGSLPA; from the coding sequence ATGGCGAATCGCCGCATCGAACCGCTCAAAAAAGTCCTGGAGATCGATCCGACCGACGAAGTCGCCTGGTTTGGGCTCGGGAAAGCCTATATGGAAGATGCGAACTTCGAAGAGGCGGCCAAGGCCCTGCAGCAATGTGTCACGGTCAAGCCCACCTACTCAGCCGCCTACTATGCTCTGGCCCAATCGCTGCACAAGCTGGATCGAATCGACGAATGTCGAACCGTCTGCGCCACCGGCATCGACGTCTCCACAAAAAACGGCGACATGATGGTCACGAAGAGTCTGGAATCGCTCACTGGCTCGCTGCCCGCCTAA
- the smbP gene encoding small metal-binding protein SmbP: MKIRIHRGALVVAAVAALVGFPLFTGLALAENKHVSEAVEHAKEAVAHGKQGHADALVQHAEGALKHAEAAGLKNPHLDEGIKHLKEAVSHGKAGHVDVATQHAEGAVTHLSEVK, translated from the coding sequence ATGAAAATCAGAATCCATCGCGGAGCACTGGTCGTGGCGGCGGTGGCCGCACTTGTTGGTTTCCCGCTATTCACTGGGCTCGCTCTTGCCGAGAACAAGCATGTGAGTGAAGCGGTGGAACATGCCAAGGAAGCCGTGGCGCATGGCAAGCAGGGGCATGCCGATGCCCTGGTGCAGCATGCCGAGGGAGCGCTTAAGCATGCCGAGGCGGCAGGCCTGAAGAATCCGCATCTGGACGAAGGCATCAAGCATCTCAAAGAAGCCGTGTCCCATGGCAAGGCCGGTCACGTCGATGTGGCCACCCAACATGCGGAAGGGGCAGTCACCCATTTGTCAGAAGTGAAGTAA
- a CDS encoding acyltransferase: protein MRVGYFQFAPQFGEVSRNLDTIVHMLDHADADLIVLPELCASGYQFTSQQEVLALSESVPDGPTTQRLIDLAKRRKMVIVAGLPERAGSVCYNSAVVVGPSGFIGCYRKTHLFFEETLFFTPGDTGFQVWDIGPAKIGVMICFDWYYPEAARTLALKGAEIICHPSNLVLPDCPDSMPVRCRENRVFAITSNRTGSEARGGKDRLTFIGNSEVVASKGAILHRAPRDQDELYMVEIDPADARNKALTPYNDLLRDRRESLYR, encoded by the coding sequence ATGCGAGTCGGGTATTTTCAATTCGCGCCACAGTTCGGTGAGGTCTCGCGCAATCTCGATACGATTGTGCACATGCTCGACCACGCGGATGCCGACTTGATCGTTTTGCCAGAGCTGTGCGCCTCCGGGTATCAGTTCACATCGCAGCAGGAAGTGCTCGCTCTGTCGGAGTCGGTGCCGGATGGACCGACGACGCAACGGCTGATCGATCTGGCGAAGCGTCGCAAGATGGTGATTGTCGCCGGTCTTCCTGAGCGGGCCGGATCTGTCTGCTATAACTCCGCCGTGGTCGTCGGCCCATCCGGGTTCATCGGCTGCTATCGCAAGACCCATCTGTTTTTCGAAGAAACGCTGTTCTTTACGCCGGGCGATACGGGGTTTCAGGTCTGGGATATCGGACCGGCCAAGATCGGCGTGATGATCTGTTTTGATTGGTATTACCCGGAAGCCGCTCGCACCTTGGCGCTCAAGGGGGCGGAGATCATCTGTCATCCCTCGAACTTGGTGCTGCCGGATTGCCCCGACTCCATGCCGGTTCGGTGCCGTGAGAATCGCGTCTTCGCGATTACGAGTAACCGCACGGGCAGCGAAGCACGAGGCGGCAAAGACCGGCTGACCTTTATCGGGAACAGCGAGGTTGTCGCTTCGAAGGGGGCGATTCTGCATCGTGCGCCGCGCGACCAGGACGAACTGTACATGGTTGAGATCGACCCTGCCGACGCGCGGAACAAAGCCCTCACGCCTTACAACGACCTCCTCCGTGATCGCCGCGAATCCCTCTACCGCTAG
- a CDS encoding transcriptional regulator: MDKTRNLRGRKRGAYTQADRLVRMMRTLASRAVTINGLAGEFGITRRQVYRDLAEIEKEGHPIERSEGSGEKMWQLPLGYKGLPQIAITQYELMSLHLAKNHLAYLNGTPFVDDLESVIAKVEAGLPAKTANHLERISRVFAPVQGPKRSYAKQKKILTDLRRALLLQRTVILDHQRPDYEESTPHCVDPYVLVLYQYGLYVVGYSHRAKAPRMFAVERIHRVQLTEDSFNMPSDPLREALPRNSFGLIDEPPKAVRIRFSPNVAYLLKERQWHPTQSLTQHKDKSVTVTFEAGGLDEITSWVLSWGADAKVLSPPELVQSVRAHLTAASKQYSTNKLKA; encoded by the coding sequence ATGGATAAGACGCGCAACCTAAGAGGGCGGAAGCGAGGGGCCTATACGCAGGCCGATCGCCTCGTCCGTATGATGCGGACTTTGGCCAGTCGAGCTGTGACGATCAATGGGCTGGCCGGCGAATTCGGGATTACCCGACGGCAGGTGTATCGTGATCTGGCGGAGATTGAAAAAGAAGGTCACCCCATCGAACGGTCTGAGGGATCGGGCGAGAAGATGTGGCAATTGCCTCTCGGCTACAAAGGTCTTCCGCAGATTGCCATCACTCAGTATGAACTCATGTCGCTGCATCTGGCGAAGAATCATCTGGCCTATTTGAATGGCACGCCGTTCGTCGATGACCTCGAAAGCGTGATTGCGAAAGTCGAGGCTGGGCTTCCCGCCAAGACTGCGAATCATCTGGAGCGAATCAGCCGTGTGTTTGCCCCCGTACAAGGACCGAAACGGTCCTATGCGAAGCAGAAGAAGATTTTGACCGATCTCAGGAGGGCGCTGCTCCTGCAACGCACCGTGATTCTGGACCATCAAAGGCCGGATTATGAGGAGTCGACTCCGCATTGTGTCGACCCCTATGTGTTGGTGCTTTACCAGTATGGCCTCTATGTGGTGGGCTACTCGCATCGCGCCAAGGCGCCGCGCATGTTTGCCGTTGAGCGCATCCATCGAGTCCAACTTACGGAGGATAGTTTTAATATGCCTTCTGATCCTTTGCGGGAGGCCTTGCCTCGTAACTCTTTCGGTTTGATCGACGAGCCCCCCAAGGCCGTGCGTATCCGGTTCAGTCCGAATGTGGCCTACCTGCTCAAAGAGCGTCAGTGGCATCCAACCCAATCGCTCACACAGCATAAAGACAAGTCCGTCACCGTTACCTTCGAGGCGGGTGGGCTGGACGAAATCACCTCGTGGGTCCTTTCCTGGGGCGCCGATGCCAAAGTGCTGAGTCCGCCAGAGTTAGTCCAGTCTGTTCGTGCTCATCTCACCGCAGCCAGCAAGCAATACTCGACAAATAAATTGAAGGCGTGA
- a CDS encoding M3 family oligoendopeptidase: MPAKTSLKKSTSRKTASPKRQKSTYAERWDLSHLAENPVKHFETLLAKIESQVAQFEAARTQFSPTMETAVFHPLLTLSENIAAASSKLSAYAYLWFSENTKDLAARSFKDKVEERLTALQNRLVFFDLWWQSVDEDNARRLMAGTGTLRYHLETIRRFKPHTLSEPEEKIVNIKNITGRSAVHSLYDVVTNAFTFTLTVNGKRKTMTREELTAYLRHAQGRLREAAYRELYRVYADQHDLLGEIYKTLVNDWKAENLQLRHFTSPIATRNLGNDIPDAAVASLLKVCQKNAGIFQRYFRIKARLCKITPMSRYHIYAPHRTEQKSYRYQDAINMVLEAYRGFSPQLADLAERVVHERHIDARTRPGKIGGAYCYSVVPSMTPYVLLNFTGEARDIATMAHELGHAVHGMLAQHHSIFTFHSTLPLAETASVFGERILSDALMNQERDKKVRQGLLLNQLDDIYATVLRQAYFVQFENQAHEMIAQGATVKDLAKTYLAEVRQQFGKGIKVPEEFQWEWLTIPHIFASPFYCYAYSFGNLLVLALYRMYQKEGASFVPKYLELLSTGGSESPQTILAKVGVDMASEDFWQSGFDTISEMVDQLEQTL, translated from the coding sequence ATGCCAGCGAAGACCAGCCTGAAAAAGTCGACCTCGCGCAAGACCGCTTCCCCGAAACGGCAGAAATCCACCTATGCCGAGCGCTGGGACCTCTCCCATTTGGCAGAGAATCCGGTCAAACATTTTGAAACCCTGCTGGCAAAGATCGAGTCCCAGGTAGCGCAATTCGAAGCGGCGCGAACCCAGTTCAGTCCGACCATGGAGACAGCCGTCTTCCACCCGCTCCTGACGCTCAGTGAGAACATCGCAGCTGCCTCGTCCAAGCTCAGCGCCTACGCCTATCTTTGGTTTTCAGAAAACACGAAAGACCTCGCCGCCCGCTCATTTAAGGACAAGGTCGAGGAGCGGCTCACAGCGCTCCAGAACCGCCTGGTGTTCTTCGACCTCTGGTGGCAAAGCGTCGATGAGGACAATGCGCGCCGGCTCATGGCCGGAACCGGCACGCTCCGGTACCACCTCGAAACCATCCGCCGGTTCAAGCCTCACACGCTCTCTGAACCGGAAGAGAAGATCGTCAACATCAAGAACATCACGGGCCGTAGCGCCGTCCATTCGCTCTACGACGTCGTGACCAACGCCTTCACCTTCACCCTCACCGTCAATGGCAAACGAAAGACGATGACGCGCGAGGAGCTGACGGCCTATCTGCGCCATGCGCAAGGACGGCTGCGCGAAGCTGCCTATCGGGAGCTCTACCGTGTCTATGCCGATCAGCACGACCTGCTGGGCGAGATCTACAAGACCCTGGTCAACGACTGGAAGGCGGAGAATCTTCAGCTGCGCCACTTCACCAGCCCGATTGCCACCCGCAACCTCGGCAACGACATTCCCGATGCAGCCGTAGCCTCGCTCCTCAAGGTCTGTCAGAAAAACGCGGGCATCTTCCAGCGCTACTTCCGCATCAAGGCCCGCCTCTGCAAGATCACGCCGATGAGCCGCTACCACATCTATGCGCCCCATCGCACGGAGCAGAAATCCTATCGCTATCAGGACGCCATCAACATGGTGCTGGAGGCCTATCGAGGATTTTCTCCGCAACTAGCCGACCTGGCGGAGCGGGTGGTGCATGAACGCCATATCGATGCGCGGACGAGACCGGGGAAAATCGGGGGCGCCTATTGCTACAGCGTCGTGCCCAGCATGACCCCCTACGTGCTGCTGAACTTCACCGGCGAAGCGCGCGATATCGCCACGATGGCCCATGAACTCGGCCATGCCGTCCACGGCATGCTGGCGCAACATCATTCCATCTTCACCTTCCATTCCACCCTCCCGCTGGCGGAAACCGCCTCGGTGTTCGGGGAACGCATCCTGTCCGATGCCCTCATGAACCAGGAGCGGGACAAGAAGGTGAGACAGGGACTCCTGCTCAACCAGCTGGACGACATCTACGCCACGGTTCTCCGGCAGGCCTATTTCGTCCAATTTGAAAATCAGGCCCATGAGATGATCGCCCAGGGCGCGACCGTGAAGGATCTGGCCAAGACCTATCTGGCAGAAGTGCGGCAGCAGTTCGGAAAAGGCATCAAGGTCCCGGAAGAGTTTCAATGGGAATGGCTGACCATTCCCCACATCTTTGCCAGCCCCTTCTATTGCTACGCCTACAGCTTCGGGAACTTACTGGTCCTCGCACTGTATCGCATGTATCAAAAAGAAGGAGCCTCGTTCGTGCCCAAATATCTGGAGCTGCTGAGTACTGGCGGATCGGAATCGCCGCAGACCATTCTTGCCAAAGTCGGAGTCGATATGGCTTCTGAGGATTTCTGGCAATCGGGGTTCGATACGATCAGCGAGATGGTGGATCAGCTGGAACAGACGCTGTAA
- a CDS encoding CHC2 zinc finger domain-containing protein, with protein MSGSAGSLVAVEQWENLLDDLDCIELAARYTWLTSIAGKMARTGGEALSFYAHCPFCSSNDSLYLREGSYHCCDCQSHGSAIDFFMNVEKCSCSTAIAGLQSLLNAGDLQGRRLEQQQRWEIMAEARRFYQEVLWHRAEGARAKRWLSEQGIGTGTVERFGLGYAPLESDELLQNHLLGQGYSLGAMEASGVIFRNAKDRMKDSCKGMIIPIGDHEGNLCGFCTNRNMVDADPSVADHWVQSTSSFSERRLRRLIVPAPMWPQDLNKFEEVVITRTAWEVVLLHSVGIENAVYIVEDWHRPNPHAMRTVCALAKTLIYPCRAEGDTSREIEAIMEQVGSDYPRAKLLVLPEGRWLLELLQRQGLEAVRTAMGSAVPLSKMLAS; from the coding sequence GTGAGCGGCAGCGCGGGGAGTCTTGTGGCCGTTGAGCAATGGGAAAATCTCCTGGACGATTTGGATTGCATCGAGCTGGCAGCTCGTTATACCTGGCTGACAAGCATCGCCGGAAAAATGGCACGCACCGGTGGAGAAGCGTTAAGCTTCTATGCCCATTGTCCCTTCTGTTCCTCAAACGACAGCCTCTATCTGAGAGAGGGTTCGTATCATTGCTGTGACTGTCAGTCGCATGGCTCAGCGATTGACTTCTTTATGAACGTAGAGAAGTGCTCCTGTTCTACGGCAATCGCCGGTCTTCAATCATTGCTGAATGCCGGTGATCTACAGGGGCGTCGGCTTGAACAGCAGCAGCGTTGGGAAATCATGGCCGAGGCTAGACGGTTCTATCAGGAGGTGCTCTGGCACCGTGCGGAGGGAGCTAGGGCCAAGAGATGGTTGAGCGAACAGGGGATTGGAACGGGCACGGTCGAACGCTTTGGGCTTGGCTATGCTCCTCTGGAGTCGGATGAGTTGTTGCAGAATCATCTGCTCGGCCAGGGATATAGCCTTGGCGCCATGGAGGCCTCCGGAGTGATCTTCCGGAACGCCAAGGACCGGATGAAAGATTCGTGCAAGGGCATGATTATTCCAATTGGTGATCATGAGGGAAACTTATGTGGATTTTGCACGAACAGAAATATGGTCGATGCAGATCCCTCAGTCGCAGACCATTGGGTGCAAAGTACCTCTTCCTTTTCGGAACGACGCTTGAGGCGGTTGATCGTGCCTGCGCCGATGTGGCCTCAGGATTTGAATAAGTTTGAGGAGGTCGTCATCACGAGAACCGCGTGGGAAGTTGTGTTGTTGCACAGCGTAGGGATAGAGAATGCCGTCTATATTGTTGAGGACTGGCACCGGCCGAATCCCCATGCCATGAGAACGGTCTGTGCGCTTGCCAAGACTCTTATCTATCCTTGCCGCGCAGAAGGCGATACGAGCCGAGAGATTGAAGCGATCATGGAGCAAGTGGGATCCGACTATCCGCGAGCAAAACTCTTGGTCCTGCCGGAGGGAAGGTGGCTGTTGGAATTGCTACAGCGGCAAGGCCTCGAAGCCGTACGGACCGCAATGGGGTCGGCAGTTCCCTTGAGTAAGATGCTGGCTTCTTGA
- a CDS encoding PDZ domain-containing protein, which yields MGRRIGCCVGLALLAYACSGCGVLYTAVKSESKLDRLAVPMTKAEVIDQIGRPDRVLRDDGRLLVWEYSLTARKQWLYELALCPVSVWIGGCIFYPFTNVATEHQREYPYHVVLVNDELCAWGAPSAILQRRRACASSGIAALGSGGMLGRPEPVVTGVGPINRDTIDRYRTMAVLPFVDAAAAQGSGSRVAGIVTTLLLDLDVNMVERAKLDDLLKEQVIQLKHADDAAVLKVGKLVGAQAIVVGEVQQWERTEGDQVSRVSLALRMIDVESGLVLFNGDGQGSDATADDPEGLARVIAHRILARFGSQTGLLGSGRIGVNWELQELAGARYYLVKELRGGLPADKAGLKVGDRVVACNGVGLATVQSERAAKRLCQVEVGQILKLDIRRGGSPLELSIIAESRPGL from the coding sequence ATGGGGAGACGGATTGGCTGTTGTGTCGGACTAGCCCTCCTTGCCTATGCCTGTTCCGGCTGCGGCGTGCTCTATACAGCGGTGAAATCTGAATCCAAACTGGATCGGCTGGCTGTGCCGATGACGAAGGCCGAGGTGATTGACCAGATCGGCCGTCCGGATCGTGTCTTGCGCGACGATGGCCGCCTCCTGGTCTGGGAATATTCCCTCACGGCCCGTAAACAGTGGCTCTATGAGTTGGCGCTCTGCCCTGTGTCCGTCTGGATCGGCGGCTGCATTTTCTACCCCTTCACCAACGTCGCAACAGAACATCAACGCGAATATCCCTACCACGTCGTGCTGGTGAACGATGAGCTTTGTGCCTGGGGTGCGCCATCAGCCATTCTGCAACGGCGCCGCGCCTGTGCCTCGTCCGGCATTGCCGCGCTAGGATCCGGCGGGATGCTTGGACGGCCTGAGCCGGTCGTCACCGGCGTCGGCCCGATCAATCGGGACACGATCGATCGCTATCGGACGATGGCCGTGCTGCCTTTCGTCGATGCGGCAGCAGCCCAAGGATCCGGCTCTCGTGTCGCCGGGATCGTGACGACCTTGCTGTTGGACTTGGACGTCAATATGGTCGAGCGAGCCAAGCTCGACGACCTGCTCAAGGAACAGGTCATTCAACTGAAACATGCCGACGATGCTGCGGTCCTGAAAGTCGGGAAGCTCGTCGGCGCGCAGGCCATTGTCGTAGGCGAAGTGCAACAATGGGAGCGCACAGAGGGAGATCAGGTCAGCCGTGTGTCGTTGGCGCTACGGATGATCGATGTCGAGAGCGGCTTGGTGTTATTCAACGGGGACGGGCAGGGCTCGGATGCCACGGCGGATGATCCGGAGGGTTTGGCCCGCGTCATCGCGCACCGGATTCTCGCGCGGTTCGGTTCACAGACCGGGCTGCTCGGGTCCGGACGGATCGGCGTGAACTGGGAGCTGCAAGAGTTAGCCGGCGCTCGCTACTACCTCGTGAAGGAACTGCGCGGCGGCCTGCCTGCTGACAAGGCAGGTCTCAAGGTCGGGGATCGAGTCGTGGCCTGTAACGGGGTCGGCCTGGCGACAGTTCAATCAGAACGAGCGGCCAAGCGGCTCTGTCAGGTCGAAGTAGGTCAGATCTTGAAACTCGATATCCGGCGAGGTGGTTCTCCGTTGGAACTCAGCATCATAGCCGAATCGAGACCGGGGCTCTGA
- a CDS encoding histone deacetylase, with protein MGNTGLVYDPRYLEHDMGAGHPESPNRLRAIMQQLEQSGTAARLTRIEPRKAEDEWITQIHEASYLEMLKAEAPATGRVSLDADTSMSPGSLTAAYLAAGGALAAVDAIMSKKVDHVFCAVRPPGHHAEAGHAMGFCLFNNVAIAARYAQKRYGLSRVLIVDWDVHHGNGTQHSFEEDPSVLFFSTHQFPHYPGTGRATERGRGAGEGFTINVPMEAGEGDEEYRAVFQKTLVPAADAFKPEFVIISAGFDAHQDDPLASMGLTEEGYEDLTGIVAGIAKRHANGRILSSLEGGYHLTSLAASVDRHIQALLAA; from the coding sequence ATGGGCAACACCGGACTCGTTTACGATCCACGCTATCTCGAGCACGATATGGGTGCAGGGCATCCTGAGTCGCCCAATCGGCTGCGTGCGATTATGCAGCAGCTGGAACAGAGCGGGACTGCGGCTCGGTTGACCAGGATTGAACCGAGAAAGGCGGAGGACGAATGGATTACGCAGATCCACGAGGCGTCCTATCTTGAGATGCTGAAGGCTGAGGCTCCGGCGACTGGGCGGGTCTCCCTCGATGCCGATACCTCCATGTCTCCCGGTTCCTTGACCGCTGCCTATCTGGCAGCAGGCGGGGCCTTGGCCGCCGTCGATGCCATCATGTCGAAAAAAGTCGATCATGTGTTCTGTGCGGTGCGGCCGCCGGGACACCATGCAGAGGCGGGGCACGCGATGGGCTTCTGTCTCTTCAATAATGTGGCGATTGCCGCGCGCTATGCGCAGAAGCGCTATGGGTTGAGCCGGGTTTTGATCGTCGATTGGGACGTGCATCACGGGAATGGCACGCAGCATAGTTTTGAAGAGGACCCGTCGGTCTTGTTCTTCAGTACCCATCAGTTTCCCCATTATCCAGGCACGGGCCGCGCGACGGAGCGGGGCCGAGGGGCAGGGGAGGGGTTCACGATCAATGTGCCGATGGAAGCGGGGGAGGGCGATGAGGAGTACCGCGCCGTCTTTCAGAAAACGCTGGTCCCGGCAGCCGATGCCTTCAAGCCTGAATTCGTGATCATCTCAGCCGGTTTCGATGCCCATCAAGACGATCCGCTTGCGAGCATGGGGTTGACGGAAGAGGGCTACGAGGATCTCACCGGCATCGTGGCCGGCATTGCCAAGCGTCATGCAAACGGCCGCATCCTCTCGTCGCTCGAAGGCGGGTACCATCTGACATCCTTGGCTGCGTCGGTGGATCGTCACATCCAGGCTTTGTTAGCCGCATGA